One part of the Mariniblastus fucicola genome encodes these proteins:
- a CDS encoding VPS10 domain-containing protein — protein MKFAPSFFATKPAGRFLIAAAIVFSIAMQANAQDSDTPEDPQPGIHSGLLSSLKFRNLGPAFMSGRIGDIVVDPTDRSTWYIAACSGGVWKTTNAGVTWKPIFDGYGSYSIGCLAIDPNDQFTIWVGTGENNSQRSVGYGDGLYKSTDGGASFKKVGLDNSEHIGKIVVHPDDSNTVYVAAQGPLWSEGGDRGLYKTTDGGKSWKKILDISPNTGVNEVHLDPSNPDIIYASSYQRRRHTWVLIDGGPESGIHKSTDGGATWKQINRGLPGGDKGRIGMAISPINPEVIYAIVEATGSSSGFYRSANRGESWSRMSGEVSGSPQYYQELVACPHKFDRVYSLDTYNKVTEDGGKTFSRLGESNKHVDNHAMVIDPADPDHLLIGCDGGLYETWDRGKTYDFKANLPLTQFYKVAVSNEKPFYYVYGGTQDNATQGGPSQTLSNNGITNSDWFVTVFGDGFDPAVDPEDPDTIYSQWQYGGLVRFNRKTGQRIDIKPQPEADGEALRWNWDSALLISPHNSKRIYYGSQILFQSDDRGDNWKAISPDLSRDLDRNKLKVMGRVWSVDAVAKNMSTSMYGTIVSVSESPLVSGLIYVGTDDGMVQVTEDGGDEWTAISKFGSLDVPEFGYINDIEASLHDEDTVFVAINNHKRGDFKPYIVRSEDRGDTWEDITANLPERGSVYTLKQDHVNPDILFCGTEFGCYVTLNGGEKWIKLGSGLPTVAIRDIEIQAEENALVLASFGRGFYVLDNYDTLRHIDEELLKKNTILPIKTGRIFERRSPLAMGGKAFQGAAFYTASNPSYGVKFTYHLTDSLKTLKQKRIAKERGLKSKNADVPYPSWDELKAEDREVAPKVTLTIRDADGTLVNRVNGSTSKGLHVATWNMNWGNDGLGRAPIALPGKYTVEISQTVDGETKMLVDPTEFEIAPLEIDGVEEPDREESMAFANEARRVYAVIRAATTVARETSDELASMRSMVEASRTADQSLVNDIRDLETKLKDLTEAFNGDPTRSKRNESALPGLVSRLNTAMFGSMGSEGVTGTHRRQLEIAVEKYKEIESDFRKIVEKDVPKMRKTLDKAGVTWTSGRKIPSLD, from the coding sequence GTGAAATTTGCACCTTCGTTTTTTGCCACCAAACCAGCTGGACGCTTTCTAATCGCCGCCGCAATCGTGTTCTCGATCGCGATGCAGGCGAACGCACAGGACTCCGACACACCGGAAGATCCACAGCCAGGAATTCACTCCGGCCTTCTGTCGTCGCTGAAGTTCCGTAACCTCGGTCCGGCATTCATGTCAGGACGCATCGGCGACATCGTCGTGGACCCGACCGATCGCAGCACGTGGTACATCGCGGCCTGTAGCGGCGGGGTTTGGAAGACGACCAACGCCGGAGTCACCTGGAAACCGATCTTTGACGGATACGGCAGCTATTCGATTGGTTGCCTGGCGATTGATCCCAACGACCAATTTACAATCTGGGTCGGAACCGGAGAGAACAATTCGCAGCGCAGCGTTGGCTATGGTGACGGGCTGTACAAATCAACAGACGGCGGAGCTTCTTTCAAAAAAGTCGGGCTCGACAACAGTGAGCACATTGGAAAAATCGTCGTCCATCCTGACGATTCGAACACCGTGTACGTCGCGGCTCAAGGACCACTTTGGAGCGAAGGCGGCGATCGCGGACTGTACAAAACGACCGACGGCGGAAAGTCATGGAAGAAGATTCTCGACATCTCGCCCAACACAGGCGTCAATGAAGTCCACCTCGATCCGTCAAATCCGGACATCATCTATGCAAGTTCGTACCAGCGTCGTCGTCATACCTGGGTTTTGATCGACGGTGGTCCGGAATCCGGCATCCACAAGTCAACCGACGGTGGAGCGACATGGAAACAGATCAATCGGGGATTGCCTGGCGGCGACAAAGGTCGTATCGGGATGGCGATCTCTCCGATCAACCCAGAAGTCATCTACGCGATCGTCGAAGCGACGGGAAGTTCAAGTGGCTTTTATCGTTCAGCCAACCGCGGTGAATCGTGGTCGCGAATGAGCGGCGAAGTCAGCGGCAGCCCGCAGTACTACCAGGAATTGGTCGCATGTCCGCACAAGTTCGATCGCGTTTACTCGCTCGACACGTACAACAAAGTCACCGAAGACGGCGGCAAGACGTTTAGCCGTTTGGGCGAGTCTAACAAGCACGTGGATAACCATGCGATGGTGATTGATCCTGCCGATCCGGATCACTTGCTGATCGGCTGTGACGGTGGATTGTACGAAACGTGGGATCGCGGAAAAACTTACGATTTTAAAGCCAACTTGCCGCTGACTCAGTTTTACAAAGTTGCTGTCTCAAACGAAAAACCGTTTTACTACGTTTACGGCGGAACGCAGGACAACGCTACGCAAGGCGGACCTTCGCAAACGCTCAGCAACAACGGCATCACCAACAGCGACTGGTTCGTGACCGTGTTTGGCGATGGCTTTGACCCAGCAGTCGACCCGGAAGACCCGGATACGATTTACTCGCAGTGGCAATACGGTGGACTGGTTCGATTCAATCGCAAAACAGGTCAGCGCATCGACATCAAACCTCAACCGGAAGCCGACGGAGAAGCCCTTCGTTGGAACTGGGATTCGGCGTTGCTGATTTCTCCACACAACAGCAAACGCATCTATTACGGTTCGCAGATTCTGTTTCAGTCTGACGATCGCGGCGACAACTGGAAAGCCATCAGTCCTGACCTGTCGCGCGACCTTGATCGCAACAAGCTGAAAGTCATGGGCCGCGTGTGGAGCGTCGATGCTGTCGCCAAGAACATGTCAACATCGATGTACGGAACGATCGTCAGCGTGAGCGAGTCTCCTCTGGTCAGCGGATTGATTTACGTCGGCACCGACGACGGAATGGTTCAGGTGACCGAAGACGGAGGCGACGAGTGGACTGCAATTAGCAAGTTCGGTTCGCTGGATGTTCCCGAGTTTGGATACATTAACGATATCGAAGCCAGCCTGCATGACGAAGACACCGTGTTCGTTGCGATCAACAATCACAAACGAGGCGACTTCAAACCCTACATCGTTCGCAGCGAAGACCGCGGTGATACCTGGGAAGACATCACGGCCAACCTGCCAGAACGAGGCAGCGTCTACACGCTCAAGCAGGATCACGTGAACCCTGACATTTTGTTTTGCGGCACCGAATTCGGTTGCTATGTGACACTCAATGGCGGCGAAAAGTGGATCAAGCTCGGTAGTGGTCTGCCAACGGTCGCGATTCGCGACATTGAAATCCAGGCAGAAGAAAACGCACTTGTGTTGGCTTCGTTCGGTCGCGGATTCTACGTGCTGGATAACTACGACACGCTGCGTCACATCGATGAAGAGCTTTTGAAGAAGAACACGATCTTGCCGATCAAGACCGGACGAATTTTCGAGCGTCGCAGTCCGTTGGCGATGGGCGGAAAAGCATTCCAGGGTGCGGCTTTCTATACGGCCAGCAATCCATCGTACGGAGTCAAATTCACTTACCATTTGACCGATTCACTCAAAACTCTGAAGCAAAAACGAATTGCGAAAGAACGTGGGCTGAAGTCGAAAAATGCGGACGTGCCCTACCCTTCCTGGGATGAACTCAAAGCCGAAGATCGCGAGGTCGCTCCGAAGGTCACGCTGACCATCCGTGACGCAGACGGCACACTTGTGAATCGAGTCAACGGTTCGACGTCCAAGGGACTTCACGTTGCAACGTGGAACATGAACTGGGGGAATGACGGCTTGGGCCGAGCTCCGATCGCATTGCCCGGGAAGTACACGGTTGAGATTTCTCAAACCGTCGACGGCGAAACCAAAATGCTTGTCGATCCGACTGAGTTCGAAATTGCTCCTCTGGAGATCGATGGCGTTGAAGAACCCGATCGCGAAGAGTCAATGGCTTTCGCAAACGAAGCTCGTCGGGTCTATGCTGTGATCCGGGCAGCAACGACGGTTGCGCGAGAAACCAGCGATGAGCTTGCGTCGATGCGTTCAATGGTCGAAGCGTCTCGAACGGCTGACCAATCGTTGGTCAACGATATCCGCGACCTGGAAACCAAACTCAAGGACCTGACGGAAGCTTTCAATGGCGATCCGACTCGGTCGAAACGCAATGAGTCAGCTTTGCCTGGCCTCGTCAGTCGCCTCAACACGGCGATGTTTGGATCGATGGGCAGCGAAGGCGTGACCGGCACACATCGTCGTCAACTGGAGATCGCGGTCGAGAAGTACAAGGAGATCGAATCCGACTTCCGCAAGATCGTCGAAAAGGACGTTCCGAAAATGCGAAAGACTCTCGACAAGGCCGGTGTTACGTGGACCAGCGGTCGAAAAATTCCGTCGCTGGACTAG
- a CDS encoding VOC family protein encodes MLANPVGWFEIYVDDLDRATRFYESVLATTLQNLDSPGGEIRMMAFPMDPDRKGASGAIVKVEGVSSGGNSVLVYFSCEDCAVEESRVESAGGKIHKSKFSIGPYGFITLAVDSEGNMFGLHSQR; translated from the coding sequence ATGTTAGCCAATCCAGTGGGCTGGTTCGAAATTTACGTTGATGATCTGGATCGAGCCACCAGGTTCTACGAATCTGTTTTGGCCACCACGCTGCAGAACCTGGATTCCCCCGGCGGCGAAATCCGGATGATGGCATTTCCGATGGACCCGGACCGAAAAGGAGCATCCGGGGCGATCGTGAAAGTCGAAGGCGTAAGCTCTGGCGGCAACAGCGTGTTGGTGTACTTCAGTTGCGAAGACTGCGCCGTCGAAGAAAGCCGAGTCGAATCCGCCGGTGGAAAGATTCACAAATCGAAGTTCTCCATCGGCCCGTACGGTTTCATCACCCTCGCGGTCGACTCCGAAGGAAACATGTTCGGCTTGCATTCGCAGCGCTGA